The Oikeobacillus pervagus genome includes a window with the following:
- the thiI gene encoding tRNA uracil 4-sulfurtransferase ThiI, with the protein MSYDRVLIRYGEISTKGRNRNHFISKMKQNIQNVLRNVGNVKVHSNRERMIVYLNETPFEPVKDKLSTIFGIQSFSPVVRTEQNMEEMKEESLTLMKEQFKDGKTFKVSTRRSDKQFEFDTNDINHAIGGHILKNIPGIKVNVKQPDIELLVEVRKEGVFLSCEKYEGMGGLPVGTSGKAMLLLSGGIDSPVASYLMMKRGVEIEAVHFYSPPYTSERAKQKVIDLARILTSFGGSIKLHIVPFTELQKTIYEQIPENYTMTSTRRMMLLIADEIRRRNNGLALITGESLGQVASQTMESMLAINDVTSTPILRPLVAMDKLAIIDIAKEIGTFETSILPYEDCCTIFTPPSPKTKPKLEKVQHYESFVDYTPLIEKAVEETETIYISSKEQDPVDEFADLF; encoded by the coding sequence ATGAGTTACGATCGTGTATTAATTCGTTATGGTGAGATTTCAACTAAAGGAAGAAATCGCAACCATTTCATTTCAAAGATGAAGCAAAATATTCAAAATGTCCTTCGAAATGTTGGAAATGTAAAAGTTCATTCAAATCGAGAGCGAATGATTGTCTATTTAAATGAAACTCCTTTTGAACCTGTAAAGGACAAACTTTCTACTATTTTTGGTATTCAATCTTTTAGTCCGGTTGTTAGAACAGAGCAAAATATGGAAGAAATGAAAGAAGAATCATTAACTTTAATGAAAGAACAATTTAAAGATGGGAAGACTTTCAAAGTTTCAACTCGCCGTTCTGATAAACAATTTGAATTTGATACGAATGATATTAATCATGCTATTGGGGGACATATCCTAAAAAATATCCCAGGTATAAAAGTGAATGTAAAACAACCTGATATCGAATTATTAGTAGAAGTAAGAAAAGAAGGAGTCTTCCTTTCATGTGAAAAATATGAAGGAATGGGGGGGCTTCCAGTCGGAACAAGTGGAAAAGCCATGCTGCTTCTTTCCGGTGGAATCGATAGCCCAGTTGCTAGTTATTTAATGATGAAACGTGGGGTTGAAATTGAAGCCGTGCATTTCTATAGTCCACCCTACACAAGTGAACGAGCTAAACAGAAAGTAATCGATTTAGCACGAATTTTGACAAGCTTTGGGGGATCTATTAAACTGCACATCGTCCCATTTACAGAATTACAAAAAACAATCTATGAACAAATCCCTGAAAACTATACCATGACGTCTACTAGACGAATGATGCTGTTGATCGCAGATGAAATTCGTCGAAGAAATAATGGTTTAGCGCTCATCACAGGGGAAAGCTTAGGGCAGGTAGCGAGCCAGACGATGGAAAGTATGTTGGCGATCAATGATGTAACATCTACGCCGATTTTACGACCACTTGTTGCAATGGATAAACTAGCCATTATTGATATTGCAAAAGAAATTGGAACATTTGAAACATCCATCCTCCCATATGAAGATTGTTGTACGATTTTTACACCACCATCCCCTAAAACGAAGCCAAAGCTTGAGAAGGTTCAACATTACGAAAGTTTTGTTGATTACACACCATTGATTGAAAAAGCTGTGGAAGAAACAGAAACAATCTATATTTCTAGTAAAGAGCAGGATCCAGTAGATGAATTTGCCGATTTATTTTAG
- the mbcS gene encoding acyl-CoA synthetase MbcS, with product MRKEDLIAPEKYNIVMEFERTAEQNPTKLALKWENEQGEKREITYGDLMKGANRIGNAFLKNGLKKGDSILIIVPRLIEAYQIYIAALKSGIIIIPSSEMLRTKDLNYRIEHGDVKSIVSYAPYLSECKQVEKVDELIKFVFGGEEEGWINLEKEMEVVSDELKVADTNRDDMAFLPYTSGTTGNPKGVVHTHGWGFAHLKTAAPHWLCIEETDTVWATAGPGWQKWIWSPFLSVLGSGATGLIYNGRFEPKKYLQLMDENNVNVLCCTPTEYRLMAKVDNLSEYKLEGLHSAVSAGEPLNREVIDTFKKHYNVVVRDGYGQTENTLLVGVTKGMEIRPGSMGKPTPGNRVEIVNEDGEVCPVGEVGDIAVHIETPALFKNYFKDPERTAMQFRGEYYITGDKAKMDEDGYFWFEGRGDDIIISSGYTIGPFEVEDALVKHPTVKECAVVASPDPDRGHIVKAFVVLREDVNPEDPKLIPTLQDHVKELTAPYKYPRKIEFVQELPKTTSGKIRRIELRKQEMETSKS from the coding sequence ATGAGAAAAGAAGACTTAATTGCACCTGAGAAATATAATATTGTGATGGAGTTTGAAAGAACTGCGGAACAAAATCCAACAAAACTAGCGTTAAAATGGGAAAATGAACAAGGGGAAAAAAGGGAGATTACATATGGAGACCTAATGAAAGGTGCTAACCGCATCGGGAATGCCTTTTTAAAGAATGGTCTGAAAAAAGGGGACTCCATTTTAATCATTGTTCCGCGTTTAATAGAGGCATACCAAATTTACATTGCTGCATTAAAGTCTGGAATCATTATTATTCCAAGCTCCGAAATGCTTCGTACGAAAGATTTAAATTATCGTATTGAACATGGTGATGTGAAATCAATTGTGTCATATGCACCATATTTATCTGAATGTAAGCAAGTGGAAAAAGTAGATGAGTTAATAAAATTTGTATTCGGTGGGGAAGAAGAGGGTTGGATCAATTTAGAGAAAGAAATGGAAGTTGTTTCTGATGAGCTAAAGGTAGCAGATACGAATCGAGATGATATGGCATTTTTACCGTATACATCCGGAACGACTGGAAACCCAAAAGGAGTTGTGCACACTCATGGATGGGGATTTGCCCATTTAAAAACAGCGGCTCCTCATTGGTTATGCATTGAAGAAACCGATACTGTTTGGGCTACAGCAGGTCCAGGGTGGCAAAAGTGGATTTGGAGTCCATTCCTATCTGTATTAGGTTCTGGAGCAACGGGTTTGATCTACAATGGAAGATTCGAACCGAAAAAATATTTACAATTAATGGATGAAAATAATGTAAATGTATTATGTTGTACACCAACAGAATATCGTTTAATGGCAAAAGTGGATAATTTATCTGAGTATAAATTAGAAGGTTTGCATAGTGCTGTTTCAGCTGGAGAGCCACTAAATCGTGAAGTAATCGATACTTTTAAGAAACATTATAATGTAGTCGTACGTGATGGATATGGGCAAACTGAAAACACTCTATTAGTAGGGGTCACAAAAGGAATGGAGATTCGACCTGGGTCCATGGGGAAACCAACGCCTGGAAACCGAGTGGAAATTGTCAATGAAGATGGTGAAGTTTGTCCAGTAGGTGAAGTGGGAGATATCGCTGTTCATATTGAAACACCTGCACTATTCAAGAATTATTTTAAAGACCCTGAACGTACAGCGATGCAGTTCCGCGGAGAATACTATATTACAGGGGATAAGGCGAAAATGGATGAGGACGGCTATTTCTGGTTTGAAGGTCGAGGAGACGACATCATTATTAGCTCGGGATATACGATTGGACCATTTGAGGTTGAGGATGCATTAGTAAAACACCCGACTGTTAAAGAATGTGCAGTTGTTGCGAGCCCAGATCCAGATAGAGGTCATATTGTAAAAGCATTTGTCGTATTAAGGGAGGATGTAAACCCTGAGGATCCTAAGCTAATTCCTACATTGCAAGATCATGTAAAGGAATTAACAGCACCATATAAATATCCTAGAAAAATCGAGTTTGTTCAGGAATTGCCGAAAACCACTTCAGGGAAAATAAGACGAATTGAATTAAGAAAACAAGAAATGGAAACCTCAAAATCATAA
- the brnQ gene encoding branched-chain amino acid transport system II carrier protein encodes MSKKSLPFKDTFAIGLMLFALFLGAGNMIFPPFLGQEAGANMWKGILGFLITGVGLPLLGVIAIAKTGGDLQLLASRVSLKFGVVFTVIMYLAIGPFFGIPRTGTVAFEIAISPFLNEGLEGSSLPLALFTIIFFSLTAWLSMNPTKLVDRIGKILTPALLIILAILVSKSLISPMGEPLPASKEYATGPVFKGFIEGYLTMDTIAALVFGIVVITAIKDLGVKSEKSITKICIQAGFIAAAGLTLVYLALAYIGATSPQAIGMQENGGAILSASTTYLYGTIGKTILALAILFACITTSVGLVSSCAQYFHKLMPNVSYRLIVIVLSIFSMFIANIGLTQLIKVSLPVLIMIYPIAIVLIFLSFAHSLFNGYSIVYYCSLIPTGVLSVMDGLNVLGIQSDFLSSLFSKLPLFNEGIGWIVPAIIGAIIGYILAILFRLAGKAAETTKA; translated from the coding sequence ATGAGTAAAAAATCTTTGCCATTTAAAGATACCTTTGCCATTGGACTCATGCTTTTTGCCTTATTTTTAGGTGCGGGAAATATGATTTTTCCACCTTTTTTAGGACAAGAAGCAGGAGCTAATATGTGGAAAGGAATATTAGGCTTTTTAATTACAGGTGTCGGACTTCCTTTATTGGGAGTGATTGCGATTGCCAAAACAGGAGGAGATTTACAACTACTAGCTAGCCGTGTTTCGCTAAAGTTTGGAGTGGTCTTTACTGTTATTATGTATTTAGCTATTGGCCCGTTTTTCGGGATTCCACGAACAGGAACCGTCGCATTCGAAATCGCTATTTCTCCATTTTTAAATGAAGGACTAGAAGGTTCATCCTTGCCATTAGCATTATTTACAATCATCTTTTTTTCCTTAACGGCTTGGTTATCGATGAATCCAACCAAATTGGTCGATCGAATCGGGAAAATCTTAACACCTGCATTATTAATTATTTTGGCTATTCTCGTTAGTAAAAGCCTTATCTCACCGATGGGAGAACCATTGCCAGCTAGTAAGGAATATGCAACAGGCCCTGTGTTTAAAGGTTTTATTGAAGGATATTTAACGATGGATACAATCGCAGCATTGGTATTCGGAATCGTTGTCATAACTGCGATTAAAGATTTAGGTGTCAAATCTGAGAAGTCGATTACAAAAATTTGCATTCAGGCAGGATTTATCGCTGCTGCTGGTTTAACCTTAGTATACTTAGCACTTGCTTATATCGGAGCTACGAGCCCCCAAGCCATTGGGATGCAAGAAAATGGGGGAGCCATCCTCTCTGCATCGACTACTTATTTATATGGAACAATTGGGAAAACAATATTAGCTTTAGCTATTTTATTTGCATGTATTACAACTTCCGTAGGATTAGTTTCATCATGCGCACAATATTTCCATAAATTAATGCCTAACGTTTCATATCGCCTTATTGTGATTGTGTTATCAATATTCAGCATGTTCATCGCAAATATTGGTTTGACTCAATTAATTAAAGTTTCTTTACCAGTTTTAATTATGATTTATCCAATCGCGATTGTTCTCATTTTCTTATCTTTTGCTCATTCTTTATTCAATGGTTATTCAATTGTTTATTACTGTTCTTTAATTCCTACAGGAGTGTTAAGTGTAATGGACGGCTTAAATGTACTAGGAATCCAATCCGATTTTCTATCTTCACTTTTCAGCAAGTTACCATTATTTAATGAAGGAATTGGCTGGATTGTACCAGCCATCATTGGGGCAATTATAGGATATATTTTAGCCATTCTTTTTAGATTAGCCGGAAAAGCAGCAGAAACTACAAAAGCGTAA
- the rarD gene encoding EamA family transporter RarD yields the protein MKHNLRAGVLYVGMAYLIWGLFPLYWKLLQHVSSDEILTNRIVWSFVFMILLLAVIKKWRIFQETFKEIIQFPKKGLALFVASVLVSGNWFIYIWAVNHDRIIETSLGYYINPLVSVLLGVLVLKESLSKAQILAFILALIGVLIQTLSYGEFPWVALGVAFTFSFYSLAKKMIKVDSSVGLTLETMSITPFAILFMMILSQRGQLALFHQSLSTDLLLIGGGILTAIPLLFFAKGAQQIPLYLVGFLQYITPTMTLLLGIFVYNEPFTTNQLVSFMFIWTALFLFSLSQMKWGKAVVRKKAKNEFLA from the coding sequence ATGAAACATAACCTACGAGCAGGTGTCCTTTATGTTGGAATGGCGTATTTAATTTGGGGATTATTTCCACTCTATTGGAAATTGTTGCAACATGTTTCTTCGGATGAAATTCTTACAAATCGAATTGTATGGTCGTTTGTGTTTATGATTCTTTTATTGGCGGTCATTAAAAAGTGGAGGATTTTTCAAGAAACGTTCAAGGAGATTATTCAATTTCCGAAAAAAGGTCTGGCATTATTTGTAGCTTCTGTTTTAGTGAGTGGGAACTGGTTCATTTATATTTGGGCTGTAAATCATGACAGAATTATTGAAACAAGTTTAGGTTATTACATAAATCCTTTAGTTAGTGTGTTATTAGGAGTTTTAGTTTTGAAAGAGAGTTTATCTAAAGCTCAAATTTTAGCCTTTATACTGGCCTTAATAGGTGTCCTGATTCAAACATTATCATATGGCGAATTTCCTTGGGTTGCATTAGGAGTAGCCTTCACCTTTAGTTTCTATAGTTTGGCTAAAAAAATGATTAAAGTCGATTCATCTGTTGGCTTAACACTGGAAACCATGTCCATTACGCCATTTGCCATCCTCTTTATGATGATCCTTTCCCAAAGAGGGCAGCTCGCATTATTTCATCAATCATTGTCTACTGATTTATTACTAATAGGCGGAGGCATATTAACCGCGATCCCATTGCTTTTCTTTGCGAAAGGAGCTCAACAAATTCCACTTTATTTGGTCGGGTTTTTACAATATATCACACCAACAATGACATTACTTCTTGGAATTTTTGTATATAATGAACCATTCACTACGAATCAATTAGTGTCGTTTATGTTTATTTGGACAGCATTATTCTTATTCTCCTTGTCCCAAATGAAATGGGGCAAAGCGGTCGTAAGGAAGAAAGCAAAAAATGAGTTTTTAGCATAG
- a CDS encoding cysteine desulfurase family protein → MIYFDNSATTKPYHEVLRTFVKVNEQFYGNPSSLHHFGVQAEKLLSQARKQIATLMNVKEKEIFFTSGGTESNNLAIKGTAIHYRNRGNHIITSSIEHPSVLLACEQLEQLGFRITYLPVNSEGIVKVEDVERAIDNETILVSIMHVNNEIGSVQPIDQIGELLRNHSKILFHVDHVQGIGKLPLLLGHNIDLCTISGHKFHGLKGTGALFIREGVKLSPLLSGGSQEQNIRSGTENTGGMVAMAKALRLTEENRKTKRTEMQKIHQFLREGLSVIKDVTIHTPSRHFAPHILNFSVADVKGEVLVHALEAEGLFVSTTSACSSKRNTPSRTLLAMGVQKEEADGSIRISLSYENTMDEAKQFIEIFSQILPNITRNSRG, encoded by the coding sequence ATGATTTATTTTGATAATAGTGCTACGACAAAACCATATCATGAAGTGTTGCGAACCTTTGTTAAAGTAAACGAGCAATTTTACGGAAATCCTTCTTCCTTACATCATTTTGGTGTACAAGCGGAAAAGTTACTGTCCCAAGCAAGAAAACAAATTGCGACCTTGATGAATGTGAAGGAAAAAGAAATCTTTTTCACTTCAGGTGGAACAGAATCTAATAATTTGGCGATAAAAGGTACAGCCATTCATTATAGAAATCGAGGTAATCATATCATTACTTCTAGCATCGAACATCCTTCTGTTCTTCTTGCATGTGAACAGTTAGAACAGCTTGGCTTTCGTATTACGTACTTACCAGTCAATTCGGAAGGAATTGTGAAAGTGGAAGACGTCGAGCGGGCTATAGACAATGAAACCATTTTAGTCTCGATTATGCATGTAAATAATGAAATTGGTTCAGTTCAGCCAATTGATCAAATTGGAGAACTTTTACGAAATCATTCCAAAATCTTATTTCATGTGGATCATGTCCAAGGAATTGGAAAACTTCCGTTGCTTTTGGGTCATAACATTGATTTATGTACGATTTCTGGTCATAAATTTCATGGATTAAAAGGAACAGGAGCTCTTTTCATCCGTGAAGGAGTAAAACTTTCCCCCCTTTTATCTGGTGGGAGCCAGGAGCAAAATATAAGAAGTGGAACGGAAAATACGGGTGGAATGGTTGCCATGGCAAAAGCGTTAAGACTAACGGAAGAAAATCGAAAAACTAAGAGGACAGAAATGCAAAAGATCCATCAATTTTTACGAGAGGGGTTATCGGTTATAAAAGATGTAACGATTCATACCCCTTCTCGTCATTTTGCACCTCATATATTGAATTTTTCAGTTGCTGATGTGAAAGGGGAGGTATTAGTGCATGCCTTAGAGGCGGAAGGGCTCTTCGTGTCGACAACAAGTGCCTGCTCTTCCAAAAGAAATACACCGAGCAGAACACTTTTAGCCATGGGAGTTCAAAAAGAAGAGGCGGATGGAAGTATTCGGATCAGCCTATCTTATGAAAATACAATGGATGAAGCAAAACAATTTATCGAAATTTTTAGCCAAATATTACCAAATATTACAAGGAACTCGAGGGGTTGA